The Verrucomicrobiota bacterium genome has a segment encoding these proteins:
- a CDS encoding prepilin-type N-terminal cleavage/methylation domain-containing protein, with amino-acid sequence MKSNTRPQNTGECARAGFTLIELLVVIAIIAILAAMLLPALAGAKERANATKCMANLKQAALANLLYAEENDDRLTFGACHSSANTAWSWDDMVASYLGVRYTQQEFDSNIATNAPAMLACPSDKVPRSTTWTSRGGKVRTYAMPMHNMRILVINGVQFPSAADWPPGANNTCGIGIYWEIGGNGFPDLIRPNVNWNAADPKPTTSPKAQPAYRLGTLNRPDDIIMLTELVSAENVAGSASSQNIPGYGLLAATSVVDSPLEQLDINQPTPTIVGSYTGRYKFHANGKFQYVMLDGHAERQLPEDTLGRSRDIRRQTGKWTPTVTD; translated from the coding sequence ATGAAATCAAACACACGACCGCAGAACACTGGCGAATGCGCGAGGGCCGGTTTCACCCTGATCGAATTGCTGGTCGTGATCGCCATCATCGCGATTCTGGCTGCGATGCTGTTGCCGGCGCTTGCCGGAGCCAAAGAGCGCGCCAATGCCACCAAGTGCATGGCCAACCTGAAACAGGCCGCCCTCGCCAACCTCCTTTACGCCGAGGAAAACGACGACCGACTCACGTTTGGCGCCTGCCATTCCAGCGCGAACACGGCGTGGTCCTGGGATGACATGGTGGCCTCGTATCTGGGAGTGCGATACACGCAACAGGAGTTTGACAGCAACATCGCCACCAACGCGCCGGCCATGCTGGCGTGTCCGTCGGACAAAGTGCCTCGTTCCACAACGTGGACATCGCGCGGGGGCAAGGTGCGGACCTACGCGATGCCCATGCACAACATGCGGATCCTTGTCATCAACGGGGTGCAGTTTCCTTCTGCGGCCGATTGGCCGCCTGGAGCCAACAACACTTGCGGCATCGGGATCTATTGGGAGATCGGCGGCAACGGCTTCCCGGACCTCATCCGGCCGAACGTGAATTGGAACGCGGCCGACCCCAAGCCCACGACATCGCCCAAAGCCCAGCCCGCATACCGCCTCGGAACCCTTAACCGCCCCGACGACATCATCATGCTCACCGAACTCGTCTCAGCGGAGAACGTCGCCGGAAGCGCCTCGTCCCAGAATATCCCGGGCTACGGCCTGCTTGCGGCCACAAGTGTGGTGGACTCGCCGCTGGAACAACTCGACATCAACCAGCCCACGCCGACAATCGTCGGTTCCTACACGGGCCGCTACAAGTTTCACGCCAACGGAAAGTTCCAATACGTGATGCTCGATGGCCACGCGGAGCGGCAGTTGCCCGAGGACACACTTGGACGGAGCCGCGACATCCGGAGGCAGACCGGAAAGTGGACACCGACCGTGACGGACTGA
- a CDS encoding HAD family hydrolase — translation MTDPAQILRDFKPGHAHFVGIDSDGCIFDSMEIKHKECFTPMFVKHFKLQAVSKYARECWDFVNLYSKTRGANRFPALVRALNLLRERPQVKARGVAVAATTALDEWIARESKLGNATLNAEVARGNAGLAPVKVWSDAVNRSIEDIVHGVPPFPLVRECLQRIQSQADAMCISQTPTPALEREWAEHGLSGFVRIIAGQEMGTKTEHIKFAAVGKYDPAKVLMIGDAPGDFNAAKKNGALFFPINPGAEEASWERLHAEALDRFFDGTYAGNYEAKLVRDFDACLPENPAWA, via the coding sequence ATGACGGATCCCGCGCAAATCCTACGCGACTTCAAGCCGGGTCACGCCCACTTCGTCGGCATTGATTCCGACGGCTGCATCTTCGACAGCATGGAGATCAAGCACAAGGAGTGCTTCACGCCGATGTTTGTGAAGCACTTCAAGCTGCAGGCCGTGAGCAAGTATGCGCGCGAGTGCTGGGACTTTGTGAACCTTTACTCGAAGACACGCGGGGCGAACCGATTCCCCGCGCTCGTGCGCGCGCTCAATCTGCTTCGCGAGCGTCCCCAGGTGAAGGCCCGCGGTGTGGCGGTGGCCGCGACGACCGCGCTGGACGAGTGGATCGCCCGAGAATCGAAGCTCGGCAACGCCACGCTGAATGCCGAGGTCGCGCGCGGCAACGCCGGACTGGCGCCGGTCAAGGTTTGGAGCGACGCGGTGAACCGGTCCATCGAGGACATCGTGCACGGGGTGCCGCCGTTCCCGCTGGTGCGCGAGTGTTTGCAGCGCATCCAGTCGCAGGCGGATGCAATGTGCATCTCGCAGACGCCCACGCCCGCGCTGGAACGCGAGTGGGCCGAGCACGGGTTGAGCGGGTTCGTGAGGATCATCGCGGGACAGGAGATGGGCACCAAGACCGAGCACATCAAGTTCGCCGCGGTCGGGAAGTATGATCCCGCGAAGGTGCTGATGATTGGCGACGCGCCGGGCGACTTCAACGCGGCAAAGAAGAATGGCGCGTTGTTCTTTCCGATCAACCCCGGCGCCGAGGAGGCATCGTGGGAACGGCTTCATGCCGAGGCGCTGGACCGGTTCTTCGACGGCACCTACGCAGGAAACTACGAGGCGAAGTTGGTGCGGGATTTCGATGCCTGCCTGCCGGAGAATCCGGCCTGGGCTTGA
- a CDS encoding deoxyguanosinetriphosphate triphosphohydrolase, translating into MPCTGAELELRERRTLAPFAQFSSDTRGRKFKEAPPEWRTEYQRDRDRVIHSRAFRRLEYKTQVFLNGTGDHLRTRLTHTIEVAAISRNIARALRLNEDLAETIALAHDLGHSPFGHSGEQALNTLMKSHGGFEHNRQSLRIVEELEQKYPAFRGLNLTWEAREGLVKHYTAFDHPSQRPGFEARSSSLEAQVANLADEIAYYSHDLDDGLESDLLSEKQLRGDVKLWSLADRAVRRVHGALADESRRYFIIRCLIDRQVSDVVATTMERLRAVGVNSADDVRLQPRPLVQYSAERRKLNLDLREYLYENLYFNPVVHEPNVRAVKMLEDLFHTYLKRPAELGEQARKRIRKDGLHRVVCDYVAGMTDRYAMEEHARLLGA; encoded by the coding sequence ATGCCCTGCACCGGCGCCGAACTCGAACTTCGCGAACGCCGCACGCTCGCGCCCTTCGCGCAGTTCAGCTCCGACACGCGCGGGAGAAAGTTCAAGGAAGCCCCGCCCGAGTGGCGCACTGAATACCAGCGCGACCGCGACCGCGTCATCCACTCGCGCGCCTTCCGCCGGCTCGAATACAAGACGCAGGTCTTCCTCAACGGCACCGGCGACCACCTCCGCACTCGCCTCACGCACACAATAGAAGTCGCCGCGATCTCCCGCAACATCGCGCGTGCGCTGCGCCTCAACGAGGACCTGGCGGAGACCATCGCGCTCGCGCACGACCTCGGACACTCGCCTTTCGGCCACTCCGGCGAGCAGGCGCTCAACACGCTCATGAAGTCCCACGGCGGCTTCGAGCACAACCGGCAGAGCCTGCGCATCGTCGAGGAACTCGAGCAGAAATATCCCGCTTTTCGCGGGCTGAACCTCACGTGGGAGGCGCGCGAAGGGCTCGTGAAGCACTACACCGCCTTCGACCATCCGAGCCAACGACCGGGGTTCGAGGCCAGGTCCTCGTCCCTCGAAGCGCAGGTCGCCAACCTCGCCGATGAAATCGCCTACTACAGCCACGACCTCGACGACGGGCTTGAGTCCGACCTGCTCAGCGAGAAGCAGCTTCGAGGCGACGTGAAGCTGTGGTCCCTCGCCGACCGCGCGGTCAGGCGCGTCCACGGCGCGCTCGCGGACGAGTCACGCCGCTACTTCATCATCCGCTGCCTGATTGACAGGCAGGTGAGCGACGTAGTGGCCACGACCATGGAACGCCTCCGCGCCGTGGGCGTGAACTCCGCCGACGATGTGCGCCTTCAACCGCGGCCGCTCGTGCAATACAGCGCCGAGCGCCGCAAGCTGAACCTCGACCTGCGCGAGTATCTCTACGAAAACCTCTACTTCAACCCCGTCGTCCACGAACCCAACGTGCGCGCCGTGAAGATGCTCGAAGACCTCTTTCACACCTACTTGAAGCGGCCCGCGGAACTCGGCGAACAAGCCCGCAAACGCATCCGCAAGGACGGCCTGCACCGCGTCGTCTGCGACTACGTCGCCGGCATGACGGACCGCTATGCGATGGAAGAACACGCGAGGCTGCTTGGCGCCTGA
- a CDS encoding 4-hydroxy-3-methylbut-2-enyl diphosphate reductase: MSTLAAPRHAPPQKINLRRPEVMTAVQAQVESHYRSQLVEHLRAQGHVIRAEGLTIMLAKEFGFCYGVERAIDLAYAARKSFAADKPIFLLGEIIHNPEVNDQIRNLGIRTISNKPTEEEMAMLQRDDVVIIPAFGTEVLTRRRLEEKGCLLVDTTCGDVMSVWKRVRQYSKESVTSIIHGKAKHEETKATTSQATAYGSGHYLVVFNLEETDYVCDYILRGGDKAEFLEKFKGAHSAGFDPDEHLIAVGVANQTTMLRGETEEVQRRFRSAMEKKHGAASINDHFRFFDTICGATQDRQDALGKLLREKLDLLLVIGGYNSSNTSHLAEMGEKVLPTYFIKNAAKMESAALIRHWNQHTHVEEETRHWLPSSPITIGITAGASCPNNLIEDAIKRLLDLRGISVQDVLAN, from the coding sequence ATGTCAACGCTCGCCGCACCCCGACACGCACCACCGCAGAAGATCAACCTCCGCCGCCCGGAGGTGATGACCGCCGTGCAGGCGCAGGTCGAGTCGCATTACCGCAGCCAGCTCGTCGAGCATCTCCGCGCGCAGGGACACGTCATCCGCGCCGAGGGATTGACCATCATGCTCGCGAAGGAATTCGGCTTCTGCTACGGCGTCGAGCGGGCGATTGACCTCGCTTATGCCGCGCGCAAGTCCTTCGCGGCGGACAAGCCCATCTTCCTGCTCGGCGAAATCATCCACAACCCCGAGGTCAACGACCAGATTCGCAACCTCGGCATCCGCACCATTTCCAACAAGCCCACCGAGGAGGAGATGGCCATGCTTCAGCGCGATGACGTGGTGATCATCCCCGCGTTCGGCACCGAAGTCCTCACGCGACGCCGGCTTGAGGAAAAGGGCTGCCTGCTCGTGGACACCACCTGCGGGGACGTGATGTCCGTGTGGAAACGCGTCCGCCAATACTCCAAGGAGAGCGTCACCAGCATCATCCACGGCAAGGCGAAGCACGAGGAGACGAAGGCCACCACGTCGCAGGCCACGGCTTACGGCAGCGGCCACTACCTCGTCGTGTTCAACCTCGAAGAAACCGACTACGTCTGCGACTACATCCTGCGCGGCGGCGACAAGGCCGAGTTCCTCGAAAAGTTCAAAGGCGCTCACTCGGCGGGTTTCGACCCGGACGAGCACCTCATCGCCGTCGGCGTCGCCAACCAGACCACGATGCTCCGCGGCGAGACGGAGGAAGTGCAGCGGCGCTTTCGCTCGGCGATGGAGAAGAAGCACGGCGCCGCGAGCATCAATGACCACTTCCGCTTCTTCGACACCATCTGTGGCGCGACGCAGGACCGCCAGGACGCGCTCGGCAAACTCCTGCGCGAGAAACTCGACCTGCTGCTTGTCATCGGCGGCTACAACTCGTCGAACACATCACACCTCGCCGAGATGGGCGAGAAAGTCCTCCCCACGTATTTCATCAAGAACGCCGCCAAGATGGAATCCGCCGCGCTCATCCGGCATTGGAACCAGCACACCCACGTCGAGGAGGAAACGCGCCACTGGCTGCCCTCCAGCCCCATCACCATCGGCATCACCGCCGGCGCGAGCTGCCCGAACAACCTCATCGAGGACGCCATCAAGCGCCTGCTCGATCTGCGCGGAATCTCCGTGCAGGACGTGCTGGCGAATTGA
- a CDS encoding DUF1553 domain-containing protein has product MTELAVALRPAAESAAQNLLAVRRAAPAEREAGNTWPRELSAAKSDRAHPLHAFAALPPGADDPSRFRSEAATFLQSFTNRPGAASGPEDGIIADFTRVAAQDWFQDGFSFGLRPARAGELRFGADGVQPLLGVLTHAGAWRDEAWKQLKVTATERDDAKLGQWDRSEQTLRTPEFTLTGGRLWYLVKGPGRAYSPVDSHLIVHGPLHGATLKEWKTGATEWQWVEHRLDAYKGHRAHVEFSPVGTNDLAIAMVLQQESQPSAPGTNPLVASLLADAACDSATALANGLQALFLRALGRMESSALATDPEAAALAPFADLLVRNVHSFCPVGSARRTRLDAALRPFATRQAELAKSIKPNSATAPAIMDGNGVSEFLLVRGQPRTPAAPVPRRFLEAIAGARQPDYGAGSGRLQLAQQITDPSNPLTARVIVNRVWHHLFGRGIVPTVDNFGALGQAPSHPELLDHLADRFVTVHRWSLKQLIRELVLSRAYQMSSEPVDARAEAADPANALLHRANLRRLEAEVIRDSILAVSGRLDPKQGGPSVPVHLTAFMEGRGRPAQSGPPDGDGRRSIYIAVRRNFLSPMMLAFDAPIPFTTIGRRNVSNVPAQALILMNDPFVVQQAQVWAKRVLAAPTASTAERVRGIYLAAFARLPTVSELGDSLAFVEAQSRSYEPGATGEQKAWADLCHVMFNAKEFIFLN; this is encoded by the coding sequence ATGACCGAACTTGCGGTCGCGCTCCGGCCCGCGGCGGAAAGCGCCGCCCAAAACCTCCTCGCCGTCCGGCGGGCGGCGCCGGCGGAAAGGGAGGCGGGCAACACGTGGCCCCGCGAACTCTCGGCCGCGAAGTCCGACCGCGCGCATCCGTTGCATGCGTTCGCCGCGCTGCCGCCGGGCGCGGACGATCCGTCGCGCTTTAGATCGGAGGCCGCCACGTTCTTGCAGTCGTTCACAAATCGGCCGGGAGCCGCATCGGGGCCCGAAGACGGGATTATCGCCGACTTCACCCGCGTGGCGGCGCAGGATTGGTTTCAGGATGGATTCTCGTTCGGGCTCCGCCCGGCCCGTGCCGGCGAATTGCGATTCGGAGCGGATGGAGTCCAGCCTCTTCTCGGCGTGTTGACACATGCGGGCGCGTGGCGTGATGAGGCGTGGAAGCAGCTGAAAGTGACAGCGACTGAACGTGACGACGCGAAGCTCGGGCAGTGGGACCGCAGCGAGCAGACGCTTCGCACGCCCGAGTTCACGCTCACGGGCGGGAGACTTTGGTATCTGGTGAAGGGGCCGGGCCGCGCCTACTCGCCGGTGGATTCGCACCTCATCGTGCACGGCCCGCTCCACGGGGCGACGCTCAAGGAATGGAAGACAGGCGCGACAGAATGGCAATGGGTCGAGCACCGGCTCGATGCCTACAAAGGCCACCGGGCCCACGTCGAGTTTAGCCCTGTCGGGACGAACGACCTCGCCATCGCGATGGTGTTGCAGCAGGAGTCGCAGCCGTCAGCGCCGGGGACGAATCCCCTTGTCGCCTCCCTGCTCGCCGATGCCGCGTGCGATTCGGCGACGGCGCTCGCCAACGGGCTGCAAGCCTTGTTCCTTCGCGCGCTCGGCCGCATGGAATCCAGCGCGCTCGCAACCGATCCCGAGGCCGCCGCACTCGCACCTTTTGCCGACCTGCTCGTTCGGAATGTTCACTCGTTTTGCCCCGTCGGTTCTGCCCGACGGACCCGGCTCGACGCCGCGCTCAGACCTTTCGCCACCCGCCAGGCGGAATTGGCGAAATCGATCAAACCGAACTCGGCCACCGCACCGGCGATCATGGATGGCAACGGCGTGAGTGAATTCCTGCTCGTTCGCGGCCAGCCAAGGACGCCCGCCGCGCCCGTGCCGCGCCGGTTCCTTGAAGCCATCGCGGGCGCGAGGCAGCCCGATTACGGCGCGGGCAGCGGCCGCTTGCAGCTCGCCCAACAAATCACCGACCCTTCGAATCCGCTCACGGCGCGCGTGATCGTGAATCGCGTCTGGCATCACCTCTTCGGGCGCGGCATCGTCCCGACCGTGGACAACTTCGGCGCGCTCGGCCAGGCGCCCTCGCACCCGGAGTTGCTCGACCACCTCGCGGACCGATTCGTCACGGTGCATCGCTGGTCGCTCAAGCAACTCATCCGCGAACTCGTCCTTTCGCGCGCTTATCAAATGTCCAGCGAACCGGTTGACGCGCGAGCTGAAGCTGCGGACCCGGCGAATGCCCTGCTCCACCGCGCAAACTTGAGGCGCCTCGAAGCCGAAGTCATCCGCGATTCGATACTCGCGGTCTCGGGCCGCCTCGATCCAAAGCAGGGCGGGCCGAGCGTGCCGGTCCACCTGACTGCCTTCATGGAAGGACGCGGCAGGCCAGCCCAGAGCGGCCCACCCGACGGCGATGGTCGCCGCAGCATCTACATTGCAGTGCGCCGGAATTTCCTCTCGCCGATGATGCTCGCCTTCGACGCGCCCATTCCGTTCACCACCATCGGCCGGCGCAATGTTTCGAACGTGCCCGCGCAGGCGCTCATCTTGATGAACGACCCGTTCGTGGTGCAGCAGGCGCAAGTGTGGGCGAAGCGTGTCCTCGCCGCGCCGACGGCTTCGACGGCGGAGCGGGTGCGCGGCATTTACCTCGCAGCGTTCGCGCGCCTGCCGACCGTTTCGGAACTCGGCGACTCGCTCGCATTCGTCGAGGCGCAGTCCAGATCATACGAGCCCGGCGCAACCGGCGAGCAGAAGGCGTGGGCCGACCTCTGCCACGTGATGTTCAACGCGAAGGAGTTCATTTTCTTGAACTGA
- a CDS encoding DUF1501 domain-containing protein yields the protein MHHCHRYLRTPLSRREMLAQCANGFGALAFTALLAETARGGADLTSLPSTAPSGAPGPRRPHFPARARSVIFLYMDGGPSQVETFDPKPRLTKEDGQPFGMKMEPTQFNNNGTTLGSLWAFQQHGRSGIPVSSLFPHVAQCVDELAVVRSMTSNFSEHTNANYFLHTGSGLQGRPSMGAWVGYGLGTESADLPGFVVLNGGLIPPGGLDNFNSGFLPASFQGSVFKAGENPVANIRPTEPGATLQQNKLSLLNRLDRALVARTGRHDALESAIANYELAGRMQTAVPALMELRGESDATRELYGLTSRVEQTRTFGAQCLLARRMVERGVRFIELTCPNGAGDRWDQHGDLKNGHEKNALFVDQGIAGLLKDLKSCGLLDSTLVVWAGEFGRTPFAQGKNGRDHNPYGFTIWLAGGGIKGGTIHGATDDYGYKAVENRVAIHDLHATMLHLLGLDHTRVTFRFSGRDMRLTDVHGEVVREILA from the coding sequence ATGCATCACTGCCACCGCTACCTCCGAACTCCGCTGTCAAGACGCGAGATGCTCGCGCAGTGCGCGAATGGCTTTGGCGCGCTCGCGTTCACCGCGCTCCTGGCCGAAACCGCGCGCGGCGGCGCGGATTTGACCAGCCTTCCGTCCACCGCGCCGAGCGGAGCGCCCGGGCCGCGCCGTCCGCACTTTCCGGCGCGCGCGCGGAGCGTGATCTTCCTTTACATGGACGGGGGGCCGTCGCAGGTGGAGACCTTTGACCCGAAGCCGAGGCTCACGAAGGAGGACGGCCAGCCTTTCGGGATGAAGATGGAGCCGACGCAGTTCAACAACAACGGCACCACGCTCGGCTCGCTGTGGGCATTCCAGCAGCATGGCCGCAGCGGCATTCCGGTCAGCAGTCTGTTTCCGCACGTCGCGCAATGCGTGGACGAGCTCGCGGTGGTCCGCTCGATGACGAGCAACTTTTCGGAGCACACGAACGCGAATTACTTTCTCCACACGGGCAGCGGCCTGCAGGGCCGGCCGAGCATGGGCGCGTGGGTCGGCTACGGGTTGGGCACGGAAAGCGCCGACCTGCCGGGCTTCGTCGTGCTCAACGGCGGGCTCATCCCTCCGGGCGGCCTCGACAACTTCAACAGCGGATTCCTGCCCGCGTCGTTCCAAGGGTCGGTGTTCAAGGCCGGGGAGAATCCCGTCGCGAACATCCGCCCGACCGAGCCGGGCGCGACGTTGCAGCAGAACAAACTCTCGTTGCTCAACCGCCTCGACCGCGCGCTCGTCGCGCGAACGGGGAGGCACGACGCGCTCGAAAGCGCCATCGCAAACTATGAACTTGCCGGACGCATGCAGACCGCCGTGCCCGCCCTCATGGAATTGCGTGGCGAGAGCGACGCGACGCGCGAACTTTACGGCCTCACCTCGCGCGTGGAGCAGACCCGCACGTTCGGCGCGCAATGCCTGCTTGCGCGGCGGATGGTCGAGCGCGGCGTGCGCTTCATCGAACTCACGTGTCCGAACGGGGCGGGCGACCGATGGGACCAGCACGGTGACTTGAAGAACGGCCACGAAAAGAACGCGCTGTTCGTCGATCAGGGGATCGCCGGGCTTTTGAAGGATTTGAAATCATGCGGCCTGCTTGACTCGACGCTAGTCGTGTGGGCGGGCGAGTTTGGTCGCACGCCCTTCGCACAGGGCAAGAACGGGCGCGACCACAATCCCTACGGCTTCACCATCTGGCTCGCGGGCGGCGGGATCAAGGGCGGCACCATCCACGGCGCGACGGATGACTACGGCTACAAGGCCGTCGAAAACCGCGTGGCCATCCACGACCTGCACGCGACGATGCTGCACCTGCTCGGCCTCGATCACACTCGCGTGACCTTCCGTTTCAGCGGGCGAGACATGCGGTTGACGGACGTGCACGGCGAGGTGGTGCGGGAAATCCTCGCGTAG
- a CDS encoding Gfo/Idh/MocA family oxidoreductase, giving the protein MKHIHRTGRRHFLASALAACAAPLILPARVWAQAPSKRLALGLIGMGMMNRGHLGGFLNMPDVQVVALCDVHKIRLDDSVERVHKAYAKERDSGAYKGCAALGDFRELIARRDMDAVCIATPDHWHAIPAILAARAKKDVYCEKPLSLTIAESRAMVKAARENNIVFQTGSQQRTEFNGYFRKAVEYVRSGRIGKVKTVRVGVGGPAKPCDLANEATPDGVNWELWNGPSPARAFSHVLCPLDIHKHFPAWRSYREYAGGGLADMGAHHFDIAQWALGMDDTGPVEIHPPEKGDTGLRFVYANGIEMFHGGPSGTTFEGTDGVIYVDRKGIESTPKSILETPLGEKDHRLPAIAKSHKQNWVDCIKTRQRPVADVEAGARTAQVCQLGNIGYWLRRPLKWDPAKEAFMNDAEANKLRSRENRAPWSRV; this is encoded by the coding sequence ATGAAACACATTCACCGCACCGGTCGCCGCCACTTCCTCGCCTCCGCGCTCGCTGCATGCGCCGCGCCGCTCATCCTGCCCGCGCGCGTGTGGGCGCAGGCGCCGTCGAAGCGACTCGCGCTCGGCCTCATCGGCATGGGCATGATGAATCGCGGCCACCTCGGCGGTTTCCTCAACATGCCCGATGTCCAGGTGGTCGCCCTGTGCGACGTCCACAAGATCCGCCTCGACGACTCGGTTGAGCGCGTCCACAAGGCCTACGCCAAGGAGCGCGACTCCGGCGCCTACAAAGGCTGCGCCGCGCTCGGCGACTTCCGCGAACTCATCGCCCGCCGCGACATGGATGCCGTGTGCATCGCCACGCCCGACCATTGGCACGCCATCCCCGCCATCCTTGCGGCGCGCGCGAAGAAGGACGTCTATTGCGAGAAGCCACTGTCTCTGACCATCGCCGAATCGCGCGCCATGGTGAAAGCCGCGCGCGAGAACAACATCGTTTTCCAGACCGGCAGCCAGCAGCGCACCGAGTTCAACGGTTACTTCCGCAAGGCCGTCGAATACGTCCGCTCCGGCCGCATCGGCAAGGTGAAGACGGTGCGCGTCGGTGTCGGCGGACCCGCCAAGCCGTGCGACCTTGCCAACGAGGCGACACCCGACGGCGTGAACTGGGAGCTTTGGAACGGCCCCTCGCCCGCGCGAGCCTTCAGCCACGTCCTCTGCCCGCTCGACATCCACAAGCACTTCCCCGCGTGGCGCAGCTACCGCGAATACGCGGGCGGCGGCCTCGCCGACATGGGCGCGCATCACTTCGACATCGCCCAATGGGCGCTTGGCATGGACGACACCGGCCCCGTGGAAATCCACCCGCCCGAGAAGGGAGACACCGGTCTGCGCTTCGTGTATGCGAACGGCATCGAAATGTTCCACGGCGGGCCCAGCGGCACCACGTTTGAAGGCACCGACGGCGTGATCTACGTGGACCGCAAGGGAATCGAGTCCACGCCGAAAAGCATCCTCGAAACGCCGCTCGGCGAGAAAGACCACCGGCTTCCGGCCATTGCAAAGAGCCACAAGCAGAACTGGGTGGACTGCATCAAAACCCGGCAACGACCCGTGGCCGACGTGGAGGCTGGCGCGCGCACCGCGCAGGTCTGCCAGCTCGGCAACATCGGCTATTGGCTCCGCCGCCCGCTGAAGTGGGACCCCGCGAAGGAAGCGTTCATGAACGACGCCGAGGCCAACAAACTCCGCAGCCGCGAGAATCGCGCGCCGTGGAGCCGGGTGTGA